The following proteins are encoded in a genomic region of Halomicroarcula saliterrae:
- a CDS encoding ABC transporter ATP-binding protein — MAYEHHRDDATLVGEELVLSYPSTDGPVIGGESISVRPGAVTALVGPNGSGKSTLLKGLANQLSPDDGSVLVDGEAIQSYGSKELARKMGLLSQESTSPDSITVEDLVYHGRYPHRGFFDSVTDEDERAVDRAIELAGCDHLRDSEVGQLSGVQKQLAWIAMVLAQETDVLLLDEPTTFLDLHHQLEVMEIIETLQRDSEITVVVVLHDIQQAARLADEMVALEDGEIQSRGTPEEVVTEGLLAEVFEIEAEVDQTARGPRIEPLRPRHSGDDETRSETPVARSDGGGGG; from the coding sequence ATGGCGTACGAACACCATCGCGACGACGCCACGCTGGTCGGTGAGGAGCTCGTCCTGTCGTATCCGAGCACCGACGGGCCGGTCATCGGTGGCGAGTCGATCAGTGTCCGTCCCGGCGCTGTAACGGCCCTCGTTGGCCCGAACGGCTCGGGCAAAAGCACGCTTCTAAAGGGACTTGCCAATCAGCTCTCGCCCGACGACGGGTCGGTCCTCGTAGACGGGGAGGCGATTCAGTCCTACGGGAGCAAGGAGCTGGCCCGCAAGATGGGGCTGCTCTCACAGGAGAGTACCTCGCCGGACAGCATCACTGTCGAGGACCTCGTCTACCACGGTCGCTATCCGCATCGGGGATTCTTCGACAGCGTCACCGACGAGGACGAACGCGCCGTCGACAGGGCCATCGAGCTTGCGGGGTGTGACCATCTCCGTGACAGCGAGGTCGGCCAGCTTTCGGGCGTCCAGAAACAGCTGGCGTGGATCGCGATGGTGCTGGCCCAGGAGACCGACGTGTTGTTGCTGGACGAACCGACCACCTTCCTCGACCTCCATCATCAGCTCGAAGTGATGGAGATCATCGAAACGCTCCAGCGGGACAGCGAGATTACGGTCGTCGTCGTTCTGCACGACATCCAGCAGGCGGCCCGACTGGCCGACGAGATGGTCGCGCTCGAAGACGGCGAGATTCAATCCCGGGGGACGCCCGAGGAAGTCGTCACGGAAGGACTGCTCGCTGAGGTCTTCGAGATAGAAGCCGAGGTGGACCAGACAGCCCGTGGCCCGCGAATCGAGCCACTCCGACCGCGCCACAGCGGGGACGACGAGACGCGCTCGGAGACACCCGTCGCCCGGAGCGACGGCGGAGGCGGGGGATGA
- a CDS encoding ABC transporter ATP-binding protein: protein MSSSEGFETELDAYRERVERPLWRLFRAYAPGKVGWLTVALLTSILAYGSLLVTPIVLGTTIDAVFTGESAYALPFVPGAWLPAEPAMQFWFSAAVVGGALLGGAVFQYVRGVAINVFAHGVMYEVRVDAYEKMQRLDMTFFDNKETGEVMSILNNDTSNLETFFDNAVGDSVRICVIVVGITTALLYTNWQLALVTLGAVPLLVAFTWWFMRVIEPRYTRQRETIGDLNTRIENGLSGIELVKTSSTETYEDDRVRRVSRDVYDANMDVLKLSYFYRPGMQLITGAALLATFVLGGLWVFSGPPLFFTGELTTGQFVVFMLLTQRLTGPMAQLSNIVDWYENAKASGKRICGLIDVPVRIGDAANPIALDDVDGHVEYDDVTFAYDGGELGSTSEESTREHRDSGDGTVLEAVDIDVSPGETVAIVGPTGAGKSTVAKLLLRLYDVSEGALSVDGHDVRDVRLSDLRSSIGYVSQDTFLFDGTIAENIRYGCFDADRDAVVAAAEAAEAHGFIEGLSEGYDTRVGERGVKLSGGQRQRIAIARTVLQDPEILLLDEATSAVDTETEYLIQRSLDRLAADRTTLVIAHRLSTVKDADRIVVLDDGRVAERGTHEELLAADGLYAKLWGVQAGEIEDLPETFLERTASGTVGSEP, encoded by the coding sequence ATGAGCAGCTCGGAGGGGTTCGAAACCGAACTGGACGCCTATCGCGAGCGAGTCGAGCGACCGCTGTGGCGGCTTTTCCGAGCGTACGCACCGGGAAAAGTGGGCTGGCTCACGGTGGCGCTACTGACGAGCATCCTCGCGTACGGAAGCTTGCTCGTGACCCCAATCGTGCTGGGGACGACTATCGACGCGGTGTTTACCGGCGAGAGCGCGTACGCGCTGCCGTTCGTTCCCGGCGCGTGGCTCCCCGCCGAGCCGGCGATGCAGTTCTGGTTCTCCGCGGCAGTCGTCGGCGGGGCCCTGCTGGGCGGCGCAGTGTTCCAGTACGTCCGCGGGGTCGCTATCAACGTTTTCGCCCACGGCGTGATGTACGAAGTCCGCGTCGACGCCTACGAGAAGATGCAGCGTCTCGACATGACCTTTTTCGACAACAAAGAGACCGGCGAGGTCATGTCCATCCTCAACAACGACACCTCGAACTTGGAGACCTTTTTCGACAACGCCGTCGGCGACAGTGTACGCATCTGCGTCATCGTCGTCGGCATCACCACGGCGTTGCTGTACACGAACTGGCAGCTCGCGCTGGTCACGCTCGGCGCGGTGCCGCTGCTGGTCGCGTTCACGTGGTGGTTCATGCGCGTCATCGAACCCAGGTACACCCGCCAGCGTGAAACGATCGGCGACCTGAACACGCGCATCGAGAACGGACTGAGCGGCATCGAGCTCGTCAAGACCAGCAGTACCGAGACGTACGAGGACGACCGCGTTCGTCGGGTGTCCAGGGATGTCTACGACGCCAACATGGACGTGCTGAAGCTGAGTTACTTTTACCGGCCGGGGATGCAGCTCATCACCGGGGCGGCGCTGCTGGCGACGTTCGTTCTGGGTGGACTGTGGGTCTTTTCGGGCCCGCCGCTGTTTTTCACCGGCGAACTCACGACCGGTCAGTTCGTCGTGTTCATGCTGCTGACCCAGCGACTGACCGGGCCGATGGCACAGCTCTCGAACATCGTCGACTGGTACGAGAACGCGAAAGCGTCTGGCAAGCGTATCTGTGGGCTCATCGACGTCCCCGTCCGCATCGGGGATGCCGCGAATCCCATCGCGCTGGACGATGTCGATGGCCACGTCGAGTACGACGACGTGACCTTCGCCTACGACGGCGGCGAGCTCGGAAGCACCTCGGAAGAGTCGACCAGGGAACACCGTGACTCGGGAGACGGGACTGTCCTCGAAGCCGTCGACATCGACGTTTCGCCGGGCGAGACCGTCGCGATAGTCGGGCCGACCGGCGCGGGTAAATCGACTGTCGCGAAGCTACTTCTCAGGCTGTACGACGTCTCCGAGGGCGCACTCAGCGTCGACGGCCACGACGTTCGAGACGTCCGACTTTCCGACCTCCGCTCGTCTATCGGCTACGTCAGCCAGGATACGTTCCTCTTCGACGGAACAATCGCCGAGAACATCCGCTACGGCTGTTTCGACGCCGACCGCGACGCCGTGGTCGCCGCCGCCGAAGCCGCCGAAGCCCACGGCTTCATCGAGGGGCTGTCGGAGGGGTACGACACCCGCGTCGGCGAGCGCGGCGTCAAGCTGTCGGGTGGCCAGCGCCAGCGCATCGCCATCGCCCGCACCGTCCTGCAAGACCCCGAAATCCTCCTGCTGGACGAGGCCACGTCGGCGGTAGACACGGAGACGGAGTACCTGATTCAGCGCTCGCTCGACCGGCTGGCGGCCGACCGGACGACGCTGGTCATCGCTCACCGACTCTCGACGGTAAAAGACGCCGACCGGATAGTCGTCCTCGACGACGGCCGGGTCGCCGAACGGGGCACCCACGAGGAATTACTGGCCGCGGACGGGCTCTACGCCAAACTCTGGGGCGTCCAGGCGGGTGAAATCGAGGACCTCCCCGAGACGTTCCTCGAACGCACCGCGAGCGGCACCGTCGGCAGTGAGCCATGA
- a CDS encoding ABC transporter substrate-binding protein: MSNENTARTRRDTLKYGATAAALGLAGCSDLAGQNSTPTGPGEYSVTMAPMGEVEFEKPPEDWVSYLSTYGDMGIALGKADRLQGLWDPDGMPNVFYDALPDVDVSFEDVSPISGDNEFDKEIFYELDADVHLFDPNWLGVLADDWGDADIEEITTGVAPFLGNYIRRRGDDWHDYQYYSLYEAFEIVADAFDERERYEALVEVHEDMQATIEERLPPSADRPTVGLVSVNSKFEEAAFYVYPVQNGNNHKQYRNLGMRGAFDDHIEGNYGEFDYEQLLEVDPDAIVFQYGFSHVSTEEFESRMETMREDSVGSQLSAVQNDRLYRGGTSYQGPVINLFQTEAAARQFYPEAFGEWNGTETLREDSLTLFDRQRVADIINGDS, from the coding sequence ATGTCTAACGAGAACACAGCACGGACGCGCAGAGACACGCTGAAATACGGCGCCACGGCGGCCGCACTCGGACTGGCGGGCTGTTCGGACCTCGCGGGACAGAACAGCACACCGACAGGCCCGGGAGAGTACTCGGTGACGATGGCACCGATGGGCGAGGTGGAGTTCGAGAAGCCACCCGAGGACTGGGTGAGCTACCTCAGCACGTACGGCGACATGGGTATCGCCCTGGGCAAGGCCGATAGGCTCCAGGGCCTGTGGGACCCCGACGGCATGCCGAACGTGTTCTACGACGCGCTGCCGGACGTCGATGTTTCCTTCGAGGATGTCTCGCCGATATCCGGTGACAACGAGTTCGACAAGGAGATATTCTACGAACTAGACGCTGACGTCCACCTGTTCGATCCCAACTGGCTCGGCGTGCTGGCCGACGACTGGGGTGACGCCGACATCGAGGAGATTACCACCGGGGTCGCTCCGTTCCTCGGTAACTACATCCGGCGACGTGGCGACGACTGGCACGACTACCAGTACTACTCACTGTACGAAGCCTTCGAAATCGTCGCAGACGCCTTCGATGAACGAGAGCGATACGAGGCGCTCGTCGAAGTCCACGAGGATATGCAGGCGACCATCGAGGAGCGGTTGCCGCCGTCAGCGGACCGACCGACTGTCGGCCTCGTATCTGTCAATTCCAAATTCGAGGAGGCTGCGTTCTACGTGTATCCTGTCCAGAACGGGAACAATCACAAACAGTACCGTAACCTCGGGATGCGAGGGGCCTTCGACGACCACATCGAGGGAAACTACGGGGAGTTCGACTACGAGCAACTGCTTGAGGTCGACCCCGACGCCATCGTGTTCCAGTACGGCTTCTCGCACGTCTCGACCGAGGAGTTCGAGTCCCGGATGGAGACGATGCGTGAAGATTCGGTCGGCAGCCAGCTTTCGGCCGTCCAGAACGACCGGTTGTACCGCGGTGGCACCTCCTACCAGGGGCCGGTCATCAACCTCTTCCAGACGGAGGCGGCAGCGAGGCAGTTCTATCCCGAGGCATTCGGCGAGTGGAACGGGACAGAGACACTGCGGGAGGACTCACTCACACTGTTCGACCGACAGCGGGTTGCAGATATCATCAACGGAGATAGCTAG
- a CDS encoding ABC transporter substrate-binding protein — protein MSNDNDVRHDVPTRRDTLKYGTTAAAALGLAGCSNLAEQSSGNGTPTDSGSYTATMAPVGELSLEEPPSSWVGGLGFTADVLTALGQADGAVGMADPQFWYTGFYEFLDGVSAPTSDELTQITTEERDTDPEVVYELDPDLMAIDPNILLSIYGLDEDEAQEIQDTVAPWFGNESRRKRFDGWTYWPDGEEYAYLSVPEYVTEYGALFGEMSRADALLDLYEPFIEDVRSRVPEESERRSMALVNGRYNPENRDGWVVYNPKSEIEKTWGKKQYRDLDVVDAFEGAYGGESSVKVDYEGLLEYDPDVIIFNFGITYRDFEGENYIDQQREHLKDDPVGSQVTAVQNDDLYVGGTPYQGPIINMFQTEMAAKQLYPSEFGAYPGYGELSADEQLFDRGRLADIVNGDIDNE, from the coding sequence ATGAGCAACGACAACGACGTACGACACGACGTGCCGACTCGCAGAGACACCCTCAAGTACGGCACCACGGCAGCAGCCGCCCTCGGACTAGCGGGCTGTTCGAATCTCGCCGAGCAGTCCAGCGGCAACGGTACACCGACCGACAGCGGGAGCTACACGGCGACGATGGCGCCCGTGGGCGAACTATCGCTCGAAGAACCGCCGTCCTCGTGGGTCGGCGGGCTCGGGTTCACCGCCGACGTGTTGACGGCGCTCGGCCAGGCCGACGGCGCCGTGGGCATGGCTGATCCCCAATTCTGGTACACCGGTTTCTACGAATTCCTCGACGGGGTCTCGGCCCCAACGAGTGACGAACTGACCCAGATTACGACCGAGGAACGCGACACAGACCCCGAAGTGGTCTACGAGCTGGACCCCGATCTGATGGCCATCGACCCGAACATCCTGCTCAGTATCTACGGGCTCGACGAAGACGAGGCCCAGGAGATACAGGACACCGTGGCACCGTGGTTCGGGAACGAGAGCCGCCGGAAACGGTTCGACGGGTGGACCTACTGGCCCGACGGTGAGGAGTACGCCTACCTCTCTGTCCCGGAGTACGTCACGGAGTACGGGGCGCTGTTCGGTGAGATGTCCCGTGCAGACGCGCTGCTCGACCTCTACGAGCCGTTCATCGAGGACGTTCGGTCACGTGTGCCCGAAGAGAGCGAGCGCAGGTCGATGGCGCTGGTAAACGGCCGGTACAATCCGGAGAACCGCGATGGCTGGGTCGTCTACAATCCGAAGTCGGAAATCGAGAAGACCTGGGGGAAAAAACAGTACCGGGACCTGGATGTCGTCGACGCTTTCGAAGGCGCCTACGGCGGCGAATCGTCGGTCAAAGTTGATTACGAGGGGCTGCTGGAGTACGATCCCGACGTGATTATCTTCAACTTCGGAATCACCTACCGCGATTTCGAAGGTGAAAACTATATCGACCAACAGCGGGAGCACCTCAAGGACGACCCGGTCGGCAGCCAGGTAACGGCCGTCCAGAACGACGATCTCTACGTCGGTGGGACGCCGTACCAGGGCCCCATCATCAACATGTTCCAGACAGAGATGGCCGCCAAACAGCTCTACCCCTCGGAGTTTGGCGCCTACCCGGGCTACGGTGAGCTCTCGGCGGACGAGCAGCTGTTCGACCGCGGGCGGCTGGCGGACATCGTCAACGGAGACATCGACAATGAGTGA
- a CDS encoding ABC transporter substrate-binding protein, translated as MSDDSTTSTRRETLKYGGAAAATLGLAGCSDFAGQGRTSGTPTARSYEACIEPVGCQTFQTVPETYMVNNGEWADMAFALGQRDGFLTATNMIPGFLFEPFGLDVGTRSETESLSAGDWDKELFYELDPDIILMDPNYMHETGWDESWDESDTGEISENVAPFFGNNILRRREFHDYTLYSLYEALDRLADLFQERERYEALASVHDGLQSELQSRLPPAEERPDIALLNSASAPGEGTFYPTDTEAEGVEMKPYRDLQIGSAFPDEMVVEGTIDYEQLLDVDPEIIVIHWGIATTGDSDSFSRAAFREQYVEPMEQDSVGSQLTAVQEGNVYPGAFGSQGPLVNLLQTEMVAQQFFPEEFGAFDPESFPEVPAAQRLFDRQRVTDIVNGDI; from the coding sequence ATGAGTGACGACAGCACGACGTCAACACGCAGAGAGACGCTCAAGTACGGCGGCGCGGCTGCTGCGACACTTGGACTCGCCGGCTGTTCGGACTTCGCTGGACAGGGCCGCACATCCGGCACACCAACGGCCAGGTCATACGAAGCCTGCATCGAGCCCGTCGGCTGCCAGACCTTCCAGACGGTGCCCGAGACGTACATGGTCAACAACGGGGAGTGGGCGGACATGGCCTTCGCGCTGGGCCAGCGCGACGGGTTCTTGACCGCGACCAACATGATTCCGGGGTTCCTCTTCGAGCCGTTCGGCCTCGACGTGGGGACCCGCTCGGAGACCGAGTCGCTGTCGGCCGGGGACTGGGACAAGGAGCTGTTCTACGAACTCGACCCCGACATCATCCTGATGGACCCCAACTACATGCACGAGACGGGATGGGACGAGTCCTGGGACGAATCCGACACCGGGGAGATATCCGAGAACGTCGCACCGTTCTTCGGGAACAACATCCTCCGTCGGCGCGAGTTCCACGACTACACGCTCTACTCGCTGTACGAGGCACTCGATAGGCTCGCCGACCTCTTCCAAGAACGGGAGCGATACGAGGCACTCGCCTCAGTCCACGACGGGCTCCAGTCCGAACTCCAATCCCGGCTCCCGCCGGCAGAGGAACGTCCCGACATCGCCCTGCTCAACAGCGCGTCGGCGCCCGGCGAGGGGACGTTCTACCCGACGGACACCGAGGCCGAAGGCGTCGAGATGAAGCCTTACCGGGACCTGCAAATCGGGAGCGCGTTCCCGGACGAGATGGTCGTAGAAGGGACCATCGACTACGAGCAGCTGCTGGACGTCGACCCCGAAATCATCGTCATCCACTGGGGTATCGCTACGACCGGCGACAGTGATAGTTTCTCGCGAGCGGCGTTCCGCGAGCAGTACGTCGAGCCGATGGAGCAAGACTCCGTGGGCAGCCAGCTCACGGCCGTCCAGGAGGGCAACGTCTATCCGGGCGCGTTCGGCTCGCAGGGGCCGCTCGTGAACCTGCTCCAGACCGAGATGGTCGCCCAGCAGTTCTTCCCCGAGGAGTTCGGTGCCTTCGACCCCGAGTCGTTCCCAGAGGTGCCAGCGGCGCAGCGACTGTTCGACCGACAGCGAGTCACCGATATCGTCAACGGAGACATCTAA
- a CDS encoding NAD(P)/FAD-dependent oxidoreductase gives MSTTAPYEVVVVGGGVAGLSAAVFTARHGLDTLVVDSGESILRRNAHLENFPGFPAGVNGRQLLDLLEDQAAEAGCEQVTEMVSHVEQTADGFAVETDDEERYRSEYVVAATKNTTDYLRGIDGVGIIDRGKAFVDTDERGRTSVDGLYAAGRLAEKPHQAAVCAGHGAEVAVTILEDDDRPFYHDWVAPEGYFTDRDRDLPPGCEEIGDEERRKRERRSLERVQEQFAEPHPDEQVTHPSLRDD, from the coding sequence ATGAGTACGACCGCCCCGTACGAGGTCGTCGTGGTCGGTGGGGGCGTCGCCGGCCTTTCGGCGGCCGTCTTCACGGCTCGCCACGGGCTGGACACGCTCGTGGTCGATTCGGGCGAGTCGATTCTCCGGCGGAACGCCCACCTGGAGAACTTCCCCGGCTTCCCAGCGGGCGTTAACGGCCGGCAACTGCTGGATTTGCTCGAAGACCAGGCAGCCGAAGCCGGCTGCGAGCAGGTGACCGAGATGGTCAGCCACGTCGAGCAGACTGCCGACGGGTTCGCCGTCGAGACTGACGACGAAGAGCGCTACCGGTCGGAGTACGTCGTCGCGGCGACGAAGAACACTACCGACTACCTCAGGGGTATCGACGGCGTGGGTATCATCGACCGCGGGAAGGCGTTCGTCGACACCGACGAACGCGGACGCACCAGCGTGGATGGCCTGTACGCCGCCGGCCGTCTCGCCGAGAAACCCCACCAGGCCGCCGTCTGTGCCGGCCACGGCGCGGAGGTCGCGGTGACGATTCTGGAAGACGACGACCGGCCGTTCTACCACGACTGGGTCGCGCCCGAGGGCTACTTCACCGACCGTGATCGAGACCTTCCACCGGGGTGTGAGGAAATCGGCGACGAAGAGCGTCGCAAGCGTGAACGCCGCTCACTCGAACGGGTGCAAGAGCAGTTTGCCGAGCCACATCCCGACGAGCAGGTCACGCATCCGAGCCTCCGAGACGACTGA
- a CDS encoding ester cyclase produces MVADESSTDKRLAQRIPEEIASEGAIDVVDELFAEDVVAHINPLGGVEGRDEFQELPQRMRAAFPNLQATVDQIVAEGDHVAMHVTLSGTHRGPFMGINPTEESFEIEHAIFVRFADDEIVELWGQLDAFGLLRQLGVIEAPME; encoded by the coding sequence ATGGTCGCGGATGAATCCTCCACCGACAAACGACTCGCTCAGCGCATTCCCGAAGAGATAGCCAGCGAAGGTGCGATTGACGTCGTGGACGAGTTATTTGCCGAGGATGTCGTCGCCCATATCAATCCGCTCGGTGGGGTAGAAGGTCGGGACGAGTTCCAAGAGTTGCCACAGCGGATGCGCGCCGCGTTCCCAAATCTTCAGGCGACGGTCGACCAGATAGTCGCGGAGGGCGACCACGTAGCGATGCATGTGACCCTCTCTGGCACGCATCGAGGGCCGTTCATGGGCATCAACCCGACCGAAGAGTCCTTCGAAATCGAACACGCAATCTTCGTCCGGTTCGCGGACGACGAGATCGTCGAGTTGTGGGGCCAGCTAGATGCATTTGGCCTGCTTCGACAACTCGGAGTGATCGAGGCACCGATGGAATGA
- a CDS encoding DUF7551 domain-containing protein, with protein sequence MPTSREPSTERRLDPIADRGEPAQRRLVEFCHSTAAAVFETLSDDGYDETETAVMDTYFDHAETIADPDDLCLRLLESMAMELDSRLHPEEQAAVLESAATRQSPVETTNRPVAATLSVLEENGLLGGYSQSPWSVALRDGTRSIVAQLSAYALSPQDGRLPVLPIALELYRHRAEWQPMSVRVGDVDDGWQLTLTMATEATPSGLATVRIES encoded by the coding sequence GTGCCCACTTCGCGGGAACCTTCCACCGAGCGTCGCCTCGACCCCATTGCCGACAGGGGCGAGCCAGCGCAACGACGGCTCGTCGAGTTCTGTCACAGCACAGCGGCAGCCGTCTTCGAGACACTATCCGACGACGGGTACGACGAAACCGAGACCGCAGTCATGGACACGTACTTCGACCACGCAGAGACAATCGCTGACCCCGACGACCTCTGTCTCCGCTTACTGGAGAGTATGGCGATGGAACTCGATAGCCGGTTACACCCGGAGGAGCAGGCGGCGGTTCTCGAATCGGCCGCTACCCGGCAGTCGCCCGTAGAGACGACGAACCGACCAGTTGCAGCCACGCTGTCGGTGCTCGAAGAGAACGGTCTTCTAGGAGGTTATTCGCAGTCTCCGTGGTCAGTTGCACTTCGGGATGGGACACGGTCGATTGTCGCACAGCTATCGGCGTACGCGCTGTCCCCACAGGACGGTCGGCTCCCGGTGTTACCGATTGCGCTCGAACTGTATCGGCACCGAGCTGAGTGGCAACCGATGTCGGTTCGAGTCGGCGATGTCGACGACGGCTGGCAACTCACGCTCACGATGGCGACGGAGGCGACGCCGAGCGGGCTCGCAACTGTACGAATCGAATCATAA
- a CDS encoding DUF7260 family protein: protein MPSHTRIHDALTRVQTEQDAVDAKRDAIDQFTERVEACSPAPSPAAATGATATVGLTPQRSQGSADKCQAVRQAFAETIRPHSLDDVDDSESLHETIQAELSESIAIALAPTTEATFSPELKQAVLSKSHVRRAATDTLRRALDREVSELGDARDTVDEITEWISTADETALTQLGFNELRTRHETLAVYRSRCEELASHRQDFLDGATSHGETIDVSHRNLVDYAYQDFPVDRPVLTTITRLDETCDECQRIVRQHLVRRV, encoded by the coding sequence ATGCCCTCACACACCCGTATTCACGACGCGCTCACACGCGTCCAGACAGAACAGGACGCAGTCGACGCAAAACGCGACGCTATCGACCAGTTCACCGAACGCGTCGAAGCCTGCTCACCAGCGCCGAGTCCGGCGGCTGCAACGGGTGCCACCGCGACGGTGGGCCTCACGCCACAGCGGAGTCAGGGGAGCGCCGACAAGTGCCAGGCCGTTCGGCAGGCCTTCGCGGAGACGATCCGACCACACAGTCTCGACGATGTCGATGACTCGGAGTCACTACACGAGACCATCCAGGCCGAGCTGTCGGAATCCATCGCAATCGCACTGGCTCCGACGACGGAAGCGACGTTTTCACCCGAGCTGAAACAGGCAGTGCTCTCGAAGAGCCACGTTCGTCGAGCAGCGACGGACACCCTCCGTCGAGCTCTCGACCGAGAAGTCTCGGAACTGGGTGATGCCCGTGACACTGTCGACGAGATTACCGAGTGGATTAGCACGGCCGACGAGACGGCGTTGACCCAGCTTGGTTTCAACGAGCTAAGAACCAGACACGAGACACTGGCGGTATATCGGTCACGGTGTGAAGAGCTTGCCAGTCACCGGCAGGATTTCCTAGATGGGGCCACGAGCCACGGCGAAACGATCGACGTCAGCCATCGTAATTTAGTCGACTACGCGTATCAGGACTTCCCGGTCGATCGGCCCGTGTTGACCACGATTACAAGACTCGACGAGACCTGCGACGAGTGTCAGCGAATCGTCCGACAGCATCTGGTCCGGAGGGTCTGA
- a CDS encoding metal-dependent transcriptional regulator, giving the protein MRGAPQYLLAIYITQHRQDPPIPSGAIAEMLDRSPAAVTEMCQRLGEKGLVTYEPYEGVTLTESGRERAMTLHETYVTVSWFFRGVLELDDYESEAMEVAGLVSPAVAERLADTLPHPDSGARLEIDGTDDAPTDNDPT; this is encoded by the coding sequence ATGAGAGGGGCGCCACAGTATCTGTTGGCCATCTATATCACACAGCACCGCCAGGACCCGCCCATCCCGTCCGGCGCCATCGCGGAGATGCTAGACCGGTCTCCGGCGGCAGTGACGGAGATGTGCCAGCGACTCGGGGAGAAGGGTCTCGTCACCTACGAACCATACGAGGGCGTGACCCTGACCGAATCGGGACGTGAACGAGCCATGACGCTACACGAAACGTACGTGACCGTCTCGTGGTTCTTTCGCGGTGTGCTCGAACTAGATGACTACGAGTCAGAAGCGATGGAAGTGGCTGGGCTAGTCAGCCCAGCGGTCGCCGAGCGGCTCGCAGACACGCTGCCACACCCAGACTCAGGTGCCAGGCTCGAAATCGACGGGACAGACGACGCACCCACCGATAACGACCCGACGTGA
- a CDS encoding NifU family protein, whose protein sequence is MSAEGLERQTRNYMSNNVPQIQQHGGNFEVRDVDEAAGTATVAIGGACSGCGIAPMTMKAIERQLPESVDGLDDVEVVRSSGPRAAVMPSKTDEMEDMDEYEDYSPPF, encoded by the coding sequence ATGAGCGCAGAAGGACTCGAACGACAGACGCGTAACTACATGAGCAACAACGTCCCGCAGATTCAGCAACACGGAGGCAACTTCGAGGTCCGGGATGTCGATGAGGCGGCCGGTACTGCTACCGTCGCCATCGGCGGTGCCTGTTCCGGGTGTGGCATTGCACCGATGACGATGAAGGCCATCGAACGCCAACTCCCGGAGAGCGTGGACGGGCTCGACGACGTCGAAGTCGTCCGGTCGAGCGGCCCACGTGCGGCGGTGATGCCATCGAAGACTGACGAGATGGAAGATATGGACGAGTACGAGGATTACAGTCCACCGTTCTAG
- a CDS encoding cupin domain-containing protein, translating into MSYRTVNYEDVEQVSDAMHFLSEPLGCRQVGVTFSRCPPDWNSKPHDHADDEHEEVYVLVQGSAEVRIDDESVGMETGDAVWIAPDATRQIRNGEDESAFVLISAPEFDSDGTGADAWMINAFQG; encoded by the coding sequence ATGAGCTATCGCACTGTAAATTATGAAGACGTCGAACAGGTTTCAGACGCGATGCACTTCCTGAGTGAGCCACTGGGCTGTCGACAGGTGGGCGTGACGTTCTCGCGGTGTCCCCCGGACTGGAACAGTAAACCACACGACCACGCCGACGACGAACACGAGGAAGTCTACGTCTTGGTACAGGGGAGTGCTGAGGTCCGAATTGATGACGAGTCAGTAGGCATGGAGACGGGCGATGCTGTCTGGATCGCCCCTGATGCGACGCGCCAGATTCGGAACGGTGAGGACGAAAGCGCGTTCGTCCTCATTAGCGCCCCCGAGTTCGATTCCGATGGTACGGGGGCAGACGCATGGATGATCAACGCGTTTCAGGGGTAG